TCGTCGAGGTGCTGGAGTTCGAGAGCGACGATCCCGCCATGGCCGGCGAGATGACGATGACGACGACGTTGCGCGATGCGGAAACCGGCACCGAGGTCCTGATTCAGCACGACGGGATCCCTGACGCCGTCGATCCGGCGGACAACGAGACGGGCACCCGGATGGCCCTGGCTGCGCTGGCCGAGTGGGTGGAAAACCGCAGCTAGTCGAACCCGCGGCCAATCAGTTTCCGCGAGCAGTCATCAAATGGCGAGCCCGATCACGAGCAACACCACCGCGATGAGCGGGAAGATGCCCTGGGTGATCGCCGCCCGCGCCTTGTCGGGCGAGCTGGTCAGCAGCACCACCGCGGCCGCCAGCATCGAACCGACACCGGCGAACACGAGGGCGGCCCCGACCGCGTTGTGCCCCAGGCCGACCGCGACGATGCCGACCACCGTGACCATCGCGAGGAAGAGGTTGTAGAAGCCCTGGTTGAAGGCGAGCTCCTTGGTGGCCTGCGCCTCCTCCGCACTGGTGCCGAAGGTGGCGCGGGTGCGCGGTGAAGTCCAGGTCAGCGACTCCATCACAAAGATGTAGACATGCAGGGCCGCAGCGAGCGCGGCGAACACCAGACCGGCGATGACCATACGGTCTATTCAAACAGCCCGGGCTGCCCCAGTCCGGTAACCGGCGGTTGCAGACCGAGGTGCGTCCACGCCAATGGCGTGGCCACCCGGCCCCTCGGCGTGCGGGCCACCATGCCGGCACGCACCAGGAAGGGCTCGCAGACCTCCTCGACCGTGGTCGCCTCTTCGCCTACCGCCACGGCCAGCGTCGACACCCCGACCGGGCCGCCCCCGAAGCTGCGGGTGAGCGCGGACAGCACTGCGCGGTCCAGGCGGTCGAGGCCGAGCTCGTCGACGTCGTAGACCTCCAGCGCGGCCTTGGCGATGTCGCGCGTGATCACGCCGTCGGCGCGGACCTCGGCGTAATCCCGGACCCGGCGCAGCAGCCGGTTGGCGATGCGTGGCGTGCCTCGGGAACGCCGGGCGATCTCGGTGCCGGCCTCGCCGCCCAATTCGATACCCAGGATGCCGGCCGACCGGGCCAGGACCCGCTCGAGCTCGACCGGTTCGTAGAAGTCCATGTGCGCGGTGAACCCGAACCGGTCGCGTAGCGGACCGGTCAGCGCTCCGGACCGGGTGGTCGCCCCCACCAGGGTGAAGGGCGCGACTTCGAGCGGGATCGACGTGGCGCCAGGGCCTTTGCCGACCACCACGTCGACGCGGAAGTCCTCCATGGCCAGATAGAGCATTTCCTCTGCCGGCCTGGCGATGCGGTGGATCTCGTCGATGAACAGCACGTCGTGCTCGACGAGGTTCGACAGCATGGCGGCCAGGTCGCCGGCCCGCTCCAGTGCGGGGCCGGAGGTGAGCCGCAACGAGGAGCCCAGTTCGGCCGCGATGATCATCGCCAGCGAGGTCTTCCCCAGCCCGGGCGGACCGGACAGCAGGATGTGATCGGGTGTGCCACCGCGGTTCTTGGCACCCTCGATGACCAGTTGCAGTTGCTCGCGCACCCGGGGCTGACCGATGAACTCCCCCAGCGAGCGCGGGCGCAGGCTGGCGTCGATATCGCCTTCACCGACAGTCAGTGCCGGTGAGACCTCCCGGTCGTCGGGCTCCTCGGCGTCGTCGAACCGACCCATTACTTCTTACCCAACATGGACAGTGCAGCCCGCAGCGCGGAAGCCGTGGTGGCCTCGGGATCGTTGGCCAGCACCTTGTCGGTGGCCTCCTCGGCCTGTTTGGCCGCAAAGCCAAGTCCGACAAGGGCTTCCACCACCGGTGCCCGCACCGCGTGACCCGTGAACCCGGAGGTCCCGGGGGTGACCGGACCGATCTTGTCGCGCAGCTCCAGCACCATCCGCTCGGCACCGCGCTTGCCGATGCCGGGAACCCGGGTCAATGCCGTGACATCGCCGTCGGCCAGGGCCTGCCGCAGGGCCTGCGGGTCGTACACCGCCAGTGTCGCCAGCGCGATCTTGGGGCCGACGCCGGAGACGCCCAGCAGCGTGAGGAACAGGTCGCGGGCATCGCCGTCGCCGAACCCGTAGAGCGTCATCGAATCCTCGCGGACGATCATCGCGGTGATCAGCCGGGACTCGGCGCCACGGCGCAGGTTGGCCAGGGTCGACGGGGTCGCCATCACCTTGTAGCCGACGCCGGCGGCCTCGATCACCGCGTGGTCGAGGGCGATGTCGATGACCTCACCGCGCACCGAGGCGATCATGCCCGGCCCGCTTTCGCGGTGGCCTTCAGCCGGGCCTGATATTTGCGGCGCTGTTCGGCGGCCAGCGCCTCGGCGGCGGCCATCCGCGCGATCATCGGCGCCCGCCAGCAGTGGCAGATGGCCAGAGCCAGCGCATCGGCGGCGTCCGCCGGGGTCGGCTTGGCTTGCAGGGCAAGAATTCTGGTGATCATCTCGGTGACCTGCGCCTTGTCGGCGCGACCGTTACCGGTGACCGCCGCCTTCACCTCCGACGGGGTGTGAAAATGCACCTCGATGTCGCGGCGGGCCGCGGCCAGCGCGATCACCCCACCGGCTTGAGCCGTGCCCATCACCGTCGACACGTTCTGCTGCGCAAAGACCCTCTCGATCGCGATCACGTCGGGCCGGTGGGTGTCCATCCAGTACTCGGCGACATCGCTGATCTCGAGCAGGCGCTTCTGCAGCGGCGCATCGGCCGGGGTGCGGACCACGTCCACATCCAGCGCGGTGACCTGCCGACCGCGACCGCTCTCGACCACCGACAGGCCGCAGCGTGTCAGCCCGGGATCCACTCCCATCACCCGCACACGAACCCCTTCGTCAGAACATCTGTTCGAGAGCCTAGCGTGAGCCGGCGACAGTCAGCCGCAGGGACACGCTCAGATCCGTAGGGTCGGAACCATGCGCGTAGTGATAGCCGGCGGGCACGGCAAGATCGCCCTGATCCTTGAACAGTTGTTGTCCGCCCGCGGCGACGAGGTGGCCGGGCTCATCCGGAACCCGGCCCAGGCCGCCGATCTGCAGGCAGCCGGGGCGGAGGCCGTCGTGCTGGATCTGGAACAGGCGTCGGTGGACGAGGTCGCCGTCGCCCTGCGCGGCGCCGACGCCGTCGTGTTCGCCGCGGGCGCCGGGCCCGGCAGCGGGGCGGCGCGCAAACAGACCGTCGACCGGGATGCCGCGATTCTGCTGGCCGATGCGGCCGAGGCCGCGGGGGTGAGCCGGTACGTGATGGTCTCGGCCCTGGCCGCCGACGACCGGTCGCTGGACGCGAACTACGACGAGGTGTTCCTGGCCTACATGCGGGCCAAATCCGAGGCCGACGCCGATGTGCGGGCCCGGACCGGGCTGCACACCACGATCGTGCGGCCCGGTGGCCTCACCGACGAGCCGGGCACCGGGACCGTGACGGTCGCCGAGTCGACCGGCCGCGGCACGATCCCCCGCGCCGACGTCGCCCGCGTGTTGCTCGCCGTCCTGCACGAGCCGGGGACCGCCGGGCGGACGTTCGAGGTGATCTCGGGTGAGACGCCTATCGACGCAGCGCTGCACCCGATGCGATGAACGACTTGATCTGATCGATGCGGGCGTTGGTCGCGTCCCACCCGCGCACGGCTTCCTCGCCGACGACCTTGTGGTCACGGCGGATCACGATGATCCACGGCGTGCCGAACAGTGACCGGGCCAGTACCCACAACGGCAGCAGGAGCAGCAACAGCAGGAACTCCGCGGCCACCAGCAGCGCCAACACCAGGGCCGGGATCAAGAGCACCACGAGGGCGATGTTCAGCACGATGCTGATGATGTCGTCCCCGTCGCTGACCGACGTGTCGCCAAAACCCCAGTCGTCGGGCATCTTTCGGCGCGGACGCCACGGCAACCAACGCCGTCGGACCGTCCACTTGACGCCCTCAGGGTCGAGGACGCTCGCCACTACTCCTCGTCGAGCTGCGCGGCGACGTCGTCGGGGATGTCGATGTTGGTGTAGACCTCTTGCACGTCGTCGCTGTCTTCCAGCGCGTCGACGAGCTTGAGCACCTTGCGGGCGCCTTCGAGATCCACGGGCACGGTGACCGACGGCTGGAAGCTCGCCTCCGCGGAGTCGTAGTCGATGCCGGCGTCCTGCAGCGCGGTCCGCACCGCGACCAGGTCGGTCGGCTCACAGATGATCTCGAACGAGTCGTCGAGGTCGTTGACCTCTTCGGCGCCGGCCTCCAGGACGGCCATCAGCACGTCGTCCTCGGTCAGGCCGTTCTTCTCCAGTGTCACCATGCCCTTGCGGGAGAACAGGTAGGCCACCGAGCCCGGGTCGGCCATGTTGCCGCCGTTGCGGGTCATCGCGACGCGGACCTCACCGGCGGCCCGGTTGCGGTTGTCGGTCAGGCATTCGATGAGCACGGCGACCCCGTTGGGGCCGTAGCCCTCGTAGGTGATGTTCTGCCAGTCGGCGCCACCGGCCTCTTCACCGCCGCCACGCTTGCGGGCCCGCTCGATGTTGTCATTGGGTACCGAGCTCTTCTTGGCCTTCTGGATGGCGTCGTAGAGCGTGGGGTTACCGGCCGGGTCTCCCCCGCCGACACGTGCCGCGACCTCGATATTCTTGATCAACTTGGCGAACATCTTGCCGCGCTTGGCGTCGATGACGGCCTTCTTGTGCTTGGTGGTGGCCCACTTGGAATGGCCGCTCATGCAGGTACGCCCCTTTTCCGGTTAAAACTCCGGCTCTCCAGTCTACGTGGCCGGTCCCACCGCGCTCGATACGACGCCTACAGCGCCTGCAGCAGGACCATCGTCGTGGCCGCCGCGGCGCCGCACAGCACCGGCCAGTACCAGATGTGCCAATGCCGCCAATGCCCGATCGCCATGCCGATCGGCGCGAGAATCACGGTCGCCAGGGTGAGCACCGCCCAACCGGCCACGGTCGCGGCCTCGTCGGCCTGTCCGGGAGCCGCCCCGCTGAAGCCGACGGGAAAGATCGCGGCGAACGCCAGCAGCACGGCGATCAGGCCGACCAGGGCCCATACGGCCCAACTCATCACCGACTCGACGACACCTGGCCTCCGGACCGAGGTTGGCGACGACGCGGACATGCCCGGAGCGTACGCCGGTACGCGGGCAGCGGATGACGTTGTTGATGGCGGGTCCGCCGTCGAGCTACGGTTCGGCGGATTCAAGAAGTCCGGGTACGGCCGCGAGAAAGGTTATGGGGCACTCGATGCCGTGACGGCCACCAAGACTGTCGTGGTGGCGCGGTAATCCACGAACTACGGGAAGAGACGCATGGATCAAGATACGTACGACAAGGGGTTGGCGATCCGCACGGCGGTCCTCGGTGAGGAGTATGTCCGCAAGGCGGCAGGCAACGTCGACGCCTTCTCGAAGCCGCTGCAGGACCTGGTCACCGAATACTGCTGGGGCGCGGTCTGGGGCCGGGATGGTCTGGAGCTGAAAACCCGCAGCATGCTCAACCTCGCGATGATCGCGGTCCTCAACCGGCCGAACGAGCTGAGCACACACATCCGCGGCGCCCTCACCAACGGCGTCACCCGGGAGGAGATCTGCGAGATCTTCCTGCAGGTGGGTATCTACGCGGGCATCCCGGCCGCGGTCGACAGCTTCCGGCTGGCCCGCGCCGTGTTCGCCGAACTCGACGAGAGCCCGGCAGATGACTGAGGCGATCGGCTTCATCGGGTTGGGCAACATGGGGTGGCCCATGATGGACCGGCTGCTGTCGGCGGGATTCCCCGTGCTGGCCTTCGATGTGCGCGAGGATGTTCTGGCCAGGGCGACCACTCTGGGTGCCCAACCGGCCGACTCGGTGCGGTCGGTCGCCGAGCGCGCCGAGACCGTGCTGGCGAGTCTTCCCACCCCACAGGTGTCCGAAGCAGTGGTGGCCGAGGTTGCCACCGGTTCGACGGTGCGGCGCTTCGTCGATCTGTCGACAGTGGGAGGTCAAGCCGCACAACGCAATCACGCCGCCCTCGGCGCCAAGGGGATCGCGGCGCTCGACAGCCCGGTCAGCGGCGGGATGCACGGCGCCCAGGCCGGCACCCTGGCCATCATGGTGTCGGGACCGCGCAGCGAGTTCGATTCGCTGGCACCGGTCTTCGAGGTACTCGGCCGGGCCATCTTCGTTTCCGAACAGCCCGGCGCGGCACAGACCATGAAGCTGATCAACAACCTGATGGCCGCCACCACGCTGGCCGCCACCGCCGAGGTGATGGTGATGGGCGTCAAGGCGGGTCTGAGTGCCGACGTGATGATCGACGTACTCAACGCCGGATCCGGTGGCACGCACGCCAGCCGCGACAAGTTCCCGCGAGCGGTGCTCCCCCGCACGTTCGACTATGGGTTCGCCACCGGCCTGATGGCCAAAGACGTCCGGCTCTACCTCGATGAGGCCACCACCCTCGGCCTCCCGGTGCAGATGGCCGAGACCGTGCAACGGATCTGGGAGCACACGCTGCATGCCGAGGGCCCCGAGTCCGACTTCACCTCCGTCATCAAACCGATGGAAGAGGCTGCAGGCGTCACTGTCGAGGGAGGGCCCCGGTGAGCGGTGCCCGCAGGTCGTACACCGTGTCCGAGCCGACCTTGGTGGAGGTGAAGTTCGCTTTCACCCAGTCGGCGATGTCGGTGTGGGAGTTGATGCCGAAGAAGCCGCCGTGGTCGTTCTTGGGCTCCGGGAGGATGTAGTAGGTGATCTGCCGGTCGGCGACGTAGGTCTGGAACTGCTCCAGCGTCGGCGCCGGGTCGGTTCCGGTGAAGCCGCCGATCGCCATTACCGCTGTGTCGGTGGACAATTCGAGGGCCGCCGCGGCACCGGACCGGTTGATGGCCGCCGACCAGGTGGTGTTGGCGCCGCGCAGCATGGCGTTCACCTCGGCATTGTCGGAGTTCCATCCATGGTTGTGGTTGCCGTCGGGATCGGCCGGCCCCACACTCGGACCGCCTCCGGTGTGCGACTGCCCCAGGGTGGCCACCGTGTACGCGGTCGGTCCGGCCAGACCACCGATCAGCGCGAGCGTCAGCGCGCAAGTGGCGGTGGCGCGATTTCCCGCCCGCAGCGCCCACAACAAGGCGATCGTGGCCGCGACCGCCACCACCACGATCGCCCACCGCAGCGGTGGCAGCCACGACCCATTGCGGCCGAGAATCCAGAAGCCCCACCCTGCAGCGCCCAGAAGCATTGCGGCCAAACCGATCTGCCCAAACCGATCCTCACGCCGGCGCCACATCTCGGCGACACCGATCGCGAACATCGCCGCCAGCGCCGGCGCCAGCGACAAGCAGTAATACGGGTGGACCATGCTCTTCATGAAACTGAGGACCACGCCGTCGATCAGTAGCCAGCTGCCGAACAGGATGGCTCCGGCACGTACCAGGTCGGTCCGGGGCCGGCCACGCCTCGAGAGCAGCACCAGCACCACGGCGAGCAGACCGGCCGGCAGCAGCCACCCGATTTCGAAACCGAACTCGCCGGTGAACAGGCGGGGCAAGCCCTGAGCTTGATCACCCCAGCCACCGTGGTGCGCACCGGCGGGAACCACAGGGTCGACGTCGTTGTGCGTGCCGTAATGGTTGTGCCCGAGCACCCGGCCGAATCCGTTGTAGCCCAGCACCAGGTTCATGAAGTTGTTGTCGGTGGATCCGGCGAGGTAGGGCCGCGAGGAGGCCGGCCACAGCAGGGTGAGTATCACGAACCATCCGGCGGAGACGAGAAACGCCGCCAGCGAACCCGCCAGGTGCAGCAGGCGTACCCGCATCGGCACGGTCGCGGCGACCAGGTACACCAGGGCGATGGCCGGCATGGCCATCAGGCCTTCGAGCATCTTGGCCAGGAACGCGAACCCCAGCGCTACACCGACCAGCACCAGCCACCGGGCACCGGAACCCTGCAATGCGCGGACCGTGCAGTACGCGGCGGCAGTCATGAGCAGCACCATCGCGGCATCGGGGTTGTTGAACCGGAACATCAACGCCGCCACCGGCGTCAGGGCCAGCACGGCACCGGCCAGCAGGGCCGCGCGCGGACCGCCGATGCGGCGGACCGCACCGTAGAGCAGGGCCACCGAACCGACGCCCATCAGCGCCTCGGGGATCAGCATGGCGGCGCTGCTGAACCCGAACAGCTGACCGGACAGGCCCATCACCCACTGGGACACCGGCGGCTTGTCGACGGTGATGAAATTGGCCGGATCCAGCGATCCGAACAACAGCGCCTTCCAGCTCAGTGACCCCGCCCAGGCCGACGCCGCGTAGAACTGGTTGCCCATGCCGTTGACGGTGATGTTCCACAGGTAAGCCAGGGCGGTGGCGACCAGCAGAGCGGGCAGCGCCAGGCGCTCACGAGCGATCGGCGGAGTGCTGCGCGGGGCTTCGAGGGCAGGCTCGGCGGAGGCATCCTCCAACGTCGTCGTCACACGACCATTAAGTCGGTGCCGCCTTTGTCTGAGCTATGTATGCGCCGTGGGTTTGCTGGACTCAGAGCGAATCGACGAAAAGCTTGTGAATGCGGCGGTCCCCGGTCATCTCCGGGTGAAACGACGTCGCCAGCATCGAGCCCTGCCGCACCGCGACGATGTGGTCGGCGGCGCGGGCCAGCACCTTGACCTCGGGCCCGACCCGTTCGACCCACGGCGCCCGGATGAACACCGCGTGCACCGGGGTGTCGAGGCCCTCGAAGTCGATGTCCCCTTCGAAGGAGTCGACCTGACGGCCAAAGGCGTTGCGCCGCACCGTCATATCGATACCCTTCAGCGGCACCGCGGCCCGGCCCGCCACGCCGGCGTCAGCGATTTCGGTGGCCAGAAGGATCATGCCGGCGCAGGAGCCGTAGCACGGCAGCCCGGCGGCGATGCGCGCCCGCAACGGTTCGAGCAGGTCGAATTCGCGCAGCAGGTGGCTCATCGCGGTGGATTCGCCGCCCGGGATCACCAGGGCGTCGACCGCGTCGAGTTCGGAGAGCCGTCGTACCGTGCCGGCCTCGGCACCTGCCTCACGCAGCGCAGCCAGGTGCTCACGGGTGTCGCCCTGCAATGCGAGCACCCCGACCCGGGGGCTCACGCGTCCTCCGGCGGGGTGAAGTTGCGCTGGTAGCGCGTCAGGCCCTCCTGCATGACGGCGGCCACCATCTCGCCGTAGCGGTTGAAGATCTTGCCCTGGGTGAGCGAGCGCCCGCCGCAGGCCGATGGTGAGGACTGGTCATAGAGCAGCCACTCGTCGGCGCGGAACGGCCGCATGAACCACATGGCGTGGTCCAGTGAGGCCACCATCAGGTGCTTGCGCACGTCGAGGTGGTTGACCTGGGCGGAACCCAGCAGGGTCAGGTCGCTCATGTACGCCAGCGCGCAGATGTGCAGCACGTGATCGTCGGGCAGCGGATCGCGGTGGCGGAACCACACCTGCTGCTGCGAGGCCTTACCGGGCAGTCGCGCCACCCGGTCCCGCGGCACGATCCGCACATCCCATTCCGCGAACTGCGCGAAACCGGCGTCGTCGAACGCTCCCCCGGACCGGAATCCGGGCAGGTCGTCCGGGCCAGGTGCCTCCGGCATGGCGTCCTGATGCTCGATGCCGGTCTGGTCGGTCTGGAACGACGCCGACATGGTGAAGATCGTCTCGCCGTGCTGGATCGCGCTGACCCGACGGGTGCAGAACGAGCCGCCGTCGCGGATGCGCTCGACGATGTACACCGACGGCGCCCGGGCGTCACCCGGCCGCAGGAAGTAACCGTGCAGGGAGTGCACCTGGAACGTCGGCTCCACCGTGCGCACCGCCGAGACGAGGGACTGACCGGCGACGTGGCCACCGAACGTCCGCTGCAGGAAGCCCGACTCCGGGCTGAACACCCCACCGCGATAGATGTTGACCTCGAGCTGCTCCAGATCGAGGATCTCTTCAATCGCCATACGAGGTGTTTACCAGCCGCGCTCGGCGAGCCGGTGCGGCTGGGCGATCTCCTCGACGTTGATACCGACCATGGCCTCGCCCAGGCCGCGCGACACCTTGGCCAGCACGTCGGGATCGTCGTAGAACGTGGTGGCCTTCACGATCGCCGCGGCGCGCTGTGCCGGGTTGCCCGACTTGAAGATGCCCGAACCCACGAACACGCCTTCGGCGCCGAGCTGCATCATCATCGCCGCGTCGGCCGGGGTGGCGATGCCGCCCGCGGTGAACAGCGTGACGGGCAGCTTGCCGGCCCGGGCCACCTCGGCCACCAGGTCGTACGGCGCCTGCAGCTCCTTGGCCGCGACGTACAGCTCGTCCTCGCTCAGCGAGGTGAGCCGACGGATCTCTCCGCCGATCTTGCGCATGTGGGTGGTGGCGTTGGAGACATCACCGGTGCCGGCCTCGCCCTTGGAGCGGATCATCGCCGCGCCCTCGGTGATCCGGCGCAGCGCCTCACCCAGGTTGGTGGCACCGCACACGAACGGCACGGTGAACTTCCACTTGTCGATGTGGTTGGTGTAATCGGCCGGGGTCAGCACCTCGGACTCGTCGATGTAGTCCACACCCAGGCTCTGCAGGATCTGCGCCTCGACGAAATGCCCGATGCGCGCCTTGGCCATCACCGGGATGGTGACCGCTTCGATGATTCCCTCGATCATGTCGGGATCACTCATCCGCGACACCCCGCCCTGGGCCCGGATGTCGGCGGGGACCCGCTCCAGGGCCATGACAGCGACGGCACCCGCGGCCTCGGCGATCTTCGCCTGTTCCGGGGTGACGACATCCATGATCACGCCGCCCTTGAGCATCTCAGCCATCCCGCGCTTCACGCGCGCGGTGCCGGTCTGGTTGCTAGAGCCGTTCTGCGCCGCGGTATCCACTGCAATCTCCTTCAAAGTCCTACTGAATCAGTCTAGTGGAGCCGCCAAATCCATTGAATCCGCATCACCGGATGGCTTGCAGCTCGCGATTCGCAGCTCTCTGCGTATTCGCCAGCATCGCAGCCGGCTGTTCGGCCAGTTCATTGGCCTGAGCCAGCAGCTCGCCCAGTTGAAGCGGATACACGGCCTCCCCGCCGGCAACCAACTCGGCGATCATTGTCTCATCGCACCAGCGGTGCCCGTGAATGTAGTGCCGTTCCAGGGTCGTGCGCCCCGTCGCCGACGGCTCGAACCGGCCGGTCCGGTGGATGAAGAAGAACTCCTCGCTGCGGATCACCGAGGCGTTGAAGTCGATGACGGCGTCGCGCCGCCACACCGGCCCGACAAGTTCCTCCGGAGCCACCCGTAACCCGGTCTCCTCGGCGAGTTCACGGGCCGCCGCGGCGGCCAGATCCTCACCGGGCTGGACTGCGCCACCGACGGTGAACCACCACCGCGGCGCGGGCTTGTCCGGCTCGTCGATCGCGGGGTCGCTGCCGCGCAGCAGCAACACCGCACCCGTTTCGTCGAGCAGCACCACCCGCGCAGAGGTCCGGCGGCTCACGGGGTTGGCCTCGGCTTGGGAATCCGGACGTTCCACGATCTCGAAATAGGTTGGCAGTGCCGCGGTTCCGCCCAATCGCAGCAGCCGCACAAAGCGACGTTCCCGCAGGGCCAGGGTGTCGCGGACGGCGTCGTTGTGGAAGCGTCGGGCGAGCAGCACCCGGGCCTCGGCGTCGGCCAGTTCGGCGACCAGCGGCACGGGCAACCCGGCCGGATCGACCGCGGCCAGTGCGGCCGACAGGTCGTTCTCGGCGGCCTCACGGGCCGGGCGCGGGGCCCGTTCGGCGGCATCCGCCAGCGCCGCGAGCCGCTTGCCCTGTGGCGCGCCCGCATAGGCGTCGACCGCGACGGCGCGCGCGACGACGGCCCGGCGGGCCAGCGCACTGTCGAGCGCCTGCCACGACAGGTCGTAGCGCACGTGGAGCCGGTCGAGCCGATTGGCGGTCTGATAGGCCCACCCTCCGACGAGCAGCAGAACCACCAGCAGGGCAAGTGCGGTGACCACAAGCCAGGTAGGCACGCCTAGTCACCCACCTGGACTTTGACGCCGGGGCTGGCCACGGTCTCGTAGACCCGCATGATCTGGCCGGCCACCACCGACCAGTCGTAGCGGGCGACCCGCTCGGTGGCCCGGTCGATGTACCGCTCACGCAGCGCGTCGTCCTCCAGCACCTCGATCAGCGCATCGGCCAGCGCGTCGGCATCGCCGACCGGCACCAGCCGGCCGGCCTGGCCATGATCGAGAACGCGGTTGAACGCGTCGAGTTCACTGGCCACCACCGCCGTGCGCGCCGCCATCGCCTCGACCAGGACGATGCCGAAGCTCTCGCCGCCGAGGTTGGGCGCGCAGTAGACGTCGGCGCTGCGCATAGCCGCGGCCTTGCCGTCGTCGTCGACCTGCCCCAGGAAACGCAGGTGCCCGGCCAGCTCGCCGGCCTCCTCGCGCAGCGCGTCCTCGTCGCCGCGGCCCACGATCAGGATCTCGATGTCGGGGAACCGCCGGGCCAGCTTCGGCAGGGCACCCAGTAGGACCGGCATGCCCTTGCGCGGTTCGTCGAACCGCCCCAGGAACAGCACGCTGCGGCCGGGCCGCGGATACCCATCGAGACGAGGCGCATTCGCGAAGGACGGGACGTCGACCCCGTTGGGGATCTCGACCGCATCCGAGCCGAGCGCCTCCATCTGCCAGCGCCGGGCGAGGTCCGACACCGCGATGCGGCCCACGATCTTCTCGTGGAACGGGCGCAGGATCCCCTGAAACACACTGAGCGTCAACGACTTTGTGGTCGAGGTGTGGAACGTCGCCACGATCGGCCCCTCGGCGGCCTGCAGGGCCAGCATGGACAGGCTCGGCGCGTTGGGCTCGTGCAGGTGCAGTACGTCGAAGTCACCCTCGGCGATCCACTTCTTCACCTTGCGGTGGGTGGCAGGCCCGAACCGCAGGCGCGCCACCGAGCCGTTGTACGGGATCGGGACGGCCTTGCCGCCCGACACCACATAGTCCGGCAGCTTCACATGCGGCGACGACGGCGCCAGCACACTGACGTAATGCCCGCCCGCGCGCATCACCTCGGCCAGTTGCAGCACATGGGATTGCACACCGCCCGGCACATCGAACGAATACGGGCAGACCATCCCGATACGCATGGTCAGGTACCTAACCGGGCACGACGTTCGTCGGACAGGTCGGCCAGCCACTGCGGCTGCAACATGTGCCAGTCGGCCGGGTGCGCGGCGATGTTCGCGGCGAACCGGTCGGCGAGCTGCTGGATCACCACGGACACGTCCCCCGACGAGGTGTCGAGCGCGTCGAAGATCTCGACGACGCAATCCTCCCCGTCGTAGTGGACATGCGTCGGGTGCAGCGGGGCGCCGGTTTCGATGGCCAGCTTGGCCGGACCGGCGGGCATCCGGGTGGCTTCACCGAAGAACTGCACCTCGACACCGTTGCGGGTGAGGTCCCGGTCGGCCATCAGGCAGACGAACTTGTTGTCCCGCAACCGTTCCGAGAGCACCTCGAAGGGCGGACGCTCACCGCCGGACAGCGGGAACACCTCGAATCCGAGGCTTTCCCGGTAGTCGATGAAGCGCCGGTACAGCGACTCAGGTTTGAGCCGTTCGGCGACGGTGGCAAAGGTGCCGAACTGCTGGGCCAGCCACACCCCGGCCATATCCCAGTTGCCGCTGTGCGGCAGGGCCAGCACCGCACCGCGGCCCGCCTCGCGAGCAGCCCGCAGCTTGTCCGCGCCGACGAACACCTCGTCGAGACGCTTGGCCACAGCGGTCAGATCCA
Above is a window of Mycolicibacterium boenickei DNA encoding:
- a CDS encoding glycosyltransferase family 4 protein — protein: MRIGMVCPYSFDVPGGVQSHVLQLAEVMRAGGHYVSVLAPSSPHVKLPDYVVSGGKAVPIPYNGSVARLRFGPATHRKVKKWIAEGDFDVLHLHEPNAPSLSMLALQAAEGPIVATFHTSTTKSLTLSVFQGILRPFHEKIVGRIAVSDLARRWQMEALGSDAVEIPNGVDVPSFANAPRLDGYPRPGRSVLFLGRFDEPRKGMPVLLGALPKLARRFPDIEILIVGRGDEDALREEAGELAGHLRFLGQVDDDGKAAAMRSADVYCAPNLGGESFGIVLVEAMAARTAVVASELDAFNRVLDHGQAGRLVPVGDADALADALIEVLEDDALRERYIDRATERVARYDWSVVAGQIMRVYETVASPGVKVQVGD
- a CDS encoding phosphatidylinositol mannoside acyltransferase, which translates into the protein MPEVVARNLFDAGAFYASRGGGPEQLRKNLARVIGVPPADVPDDLMRASLASYARYWREAFRLPSMDLTAVAKRLDEVFVGADKLRAAREAGRGAVLALPHSGNWDMAGVWLAQQFGTFATVAERLKPESLYRRFIDYRESLGFEVFPLSGGERPPFEVLSERLRDNKFVCLMADRDLTRNGVEVQFFGEATRMPAGPAKLAIETGAPLHPTHVHYDGEDCVVEIFDALDTSSGDVSVVIQQLADRFAANIAAHPADWHMLQPQWLADLSDERRARLGT